A segment of the Ipomoea triloba cultivar NCNSP0323 chromosome 1, ASM357664v1 genome:
catataaaaattaaatgcaaTTTTGAATTCTAGATATTGAAGGGATCCCACAAAAAATACCCACATCAACTAATATCACTCTCTAAGCTCAAAGCCTCTGATGTAAAGAGCTAAGAACATTCTAAAACATCATTCATCTGAGCCAGTTCCTGTCAGACTTAGTTGGTAACTATTGAAGTTGTAGGATGACATCTTTTCACTTCTTACATCAACAGATAATATCCTCTTTCAGTAGAAAAGATGAAATAAGTGGGTTTAATTAGAAGTGTGAAGATTTCCTTGGCTGAAGGACCAATTCCTTGAATTAGACTAAATGACTAATTGTAATGATTATTGGTGAATTGCAATTTTGCCTCATTTCTTAGAAGCAGTATCAGcataagtatatatttatatgaccTTGCTCATAAAGATCTAATTATACATTAATTCctctttaataatttcaaatattcaatattagattgatttttttggATGTAAATATATGGTTATGGAAGAAGGAATTAACTTCTATTTGGATGTGCTAAGATACACATTCCGCATTCCACATGTGCATGTGAGCTTTGACAAAGCTTGATACTATGTTACGTAATTGTGAAAGAAAATTTCCTTCAGGGGTCCGTTACAGAAAGATTTATTACTTTAAAAGTGgtttatttattatagttttgtAGACTGAGTGAATTAGATAGTTTTTCATAGGAGAAACTTCTCCTTGTTGACTCATAAAGCTATAAATCGAGTTTTTTCAGGGCCGAGAGAGCTTGGAGGTTCAATTGATcttctaaattattataaacttgaGCGGCATCATGAATTTTTCTGCAAGAGGTCACTACCATCGTCAATTTCCAAGACTCAGTACCTTCAGAATGTTGTAGGAGAGACAGAAATTAGGAAAGGAGAAGGAATGGAACTTGATCAGCTGTTCCAAAAGTCCACTAGTGTGGGATGCAGACACAAACCGCTGCATCCTTTTCAGTTGGATGTTCTCATGGATGCTTTTCAGCTGCGAGAAGCAACTTCTACCGATTTGCCTTATGTAAGAAATATTCCACCTCTGACCTCATAATTGTGTGCACAATATCCTTTGATCTTCTGCTGTTGATATCTGATTAGTTTTAACAATTGCTGGCTTTGTGTCACTAGACAAAGAAAAGGGCTTCTGATGGGTCAAACTTGAAAGGTGAAGGCAGGGAAGAGAAGAAAcataaaaaacacaaacacaaaaataGGGAGTCAAAAAAGGACAAACACAAGAATATAGAGACAAAAATGGGTTCTAACATGCAGTCTCATCCCCGCTTTGATGCTAGCAGGGACAAAGATAAAGAGTATAAGAGAACAGGGGATCATAGTTTTGGTTCTGACCACTTCTTGAAACAACAAAGGGTGTCAAAAATTTCTACTTTCTTGCCATTATAGTAATTGCATTTGAAGAACGATGTTGAGCTTGTGGTCTTGTTACTTCACATGTTATTTTTCCACCAAAATACTAGTAATCTTTTTCTTGCTGTGATTAGCTTATTCATAGTTACATTTAATGTAGTCTGTCCTTCAAATCAGAAACTGCCAAGAATTTTTCCTAGCCTTGGCCATAGTATACCTCATACGTGAACTCTGTTTCATAAATTACTTTTTTAGAGCAAGTGTTAAgtgatggaaaatatttttcattttatgttttatttttctcttttctacaTTTTTCAACTGGTTTTCATCTTCTCTTTTCCAGTGACCCACTGTATGTTACACAAACAACTATCCAATTAAACAAATACGAATTTATAGTATTAAagatttcacaaaaaaaaataaataaaaagaaaaaaactatctaattatattattgttcaAAGGTTTTAGGAGAATACGTTGACTGGCAGCTCTATGTCTCACATCCTTTTGAGGAGAGTACACTATCCTATATCTATGAATTAAAGGACAtatgcccgtaagggcagctcaagtggtaagagagttacacctgcagccgagaggtcgtgggtCCGAACCTCAATCCCTTgagtttgagccggtcaactatgggtaacctaggctggtttacctccttgtggccctttgtcggctagggtcacagggcgagggttttaCTCATATACTCACAcagtgaggagtggggtttatctcgttaatccaaaaaaaaaaaaaaaagaattaaaggaCATATGGTATGGCAAGTTTCCATATACCACTACCTCAAAACCCTAGCTTCCAGTGTCCCAGTTAGGCCTTTGTGAATAGATCCCCGAGTTGTTCCCCAGTCTTTACAAATCCAGATGTGCTTCCTTCGTTCATGAAACACTGGGTTAGATGTAATATGCAGAGCAGCTTGATTATCACACCAtgacttttatttattagtgCAATGTTTTTGATgcaataattttagattttcgACATTGTGTTTTTATTCTAAACTAACTTTGATTTAATTGTTATTccgtatttaatatttattagtgatttggtgcattacttttatttattagtgCAATGTTTTTAATCATGAAACTAGTAGATAATTAATTTTAGGCAtgcttaagaaaaaaatatataaaaatatacccttgtattttttatatttacacgTTTCTCcattttggtttattattattatttctagttTCGGTGCTATATAGGTGGTAGTTGACTTCCATTCactcaaattatttttatcaaaagatTTGAACCACATAATCAACGGATTTGACCAAATTAAATACCATGTTTGGTTATtagcggtttggagcagcgaATTGGCTTCAAACAGCGGATGGCTTCAAACCGCTGAAAAATTAGCAGCGTTTGGGGTTTAGCGTTTTGGGGAAAGACAACCTTTTCCCTAAACGCCactctaataaaaaaaattttttttttttttcttaaaattctgGAAGCCTCAAAGCCTTGAGGCTTCCCTTCAATACCCAACAAAAGCAAGGAGCATTGAGGCCCTTTTATAGAGGAGCCTCAATGCCCCTCTTTTGTAATGTGCCGATGTGGGATATAATTAAAGGGGCTCCCCTTcgtctcttcttcttcttcttcttttttttaaaattttttttttaattattattattattattattattgttattatatttatattttattattattattattgtattgtttatatttattattatattatttctattttttaaagttttttattGAAATGTCCTTATGgttcattttacatgttaaccgctaatctaaacaactaattttatcaaacatctttttacaaatcgCTAGCATATTTCgctggtcaaacccgctaatacaatccgctatttgatagcCGCTCacacaatccgctaccgctaaaTGCTAACCGcggataaccaaacaagcccataCTTCCAacgatttaaaatttaaaatttaattaaataaaatgatagaAATATtcacacaattttattttattagaagtGTTAAATTAAAGTTTTGCTCTTTTGTCCCAAAAACAGATGCCTTAGTTGTGTTTGAcacaatatttaaaataaatgaggttttttatttaaaagaaaaaattaattaaatgggtACAACtaaagaaaaaagttaaaaaagataagagttaatttcatttttggtcctagtattattgtggcatgaccattttttgtcctcctttaacaaaatcgttaaaatgacgttaaatacaagggcatttttattttttttagttatttccatttttggccctactgttattagggcattgccaattttagtccacttcattaattttgctacattgcgaccagtcttatttagcccttgtcacttttagtccaccgttaaaattttttgtcaaataaccgtccaaaacaggggtattttgatcttttcatgctttgatcatctcctttaccctttgcagtggttttccttacacattttcatccaatgaagaggtctggCGAAAGCCATGGGTTTGTAATGTTGCTCACATGGCTTTTGGTTTTTACCTTTCGGTTTCCACGTAAAAATATCGTGActccctttcttcttcttcttcctttttctttccaTTATGTCTATTTTATTTACTCAAATCGGTTATGTTGGTCTACCGAATGACTACCCTCGGGTCATGAAACTAACATTCGCGTCGTCGTCTGTGGAGAACAATTCAAAAGGTCCCGTGATCTCCACCTCAACAGAGTCCTCCTTGGTTGCAATCTGACCATTTATTTCTCCATCGAGACATGCAGAGTATCAGTTAGACAGATCCTGGCGACTAGGCGACCTAATCGGTGTCTAGGCGGCCAATTGCCTacaccaccgattatggtgatatgcTAGGCGGTCGGCCAGCGCTTAGCCTATGCGGGATTTTTGAACACTATTTTTAAGGCCTTTTTTATAGTACAAAAATGGGTGATAAATGGGGATTTATGAGTAATAAATAGATAATAAATGGGTAATAATGGAAATTTATGGGTAATTAATTGGAGGTTTTCCACAAGTTTGGCTTGCCCTCTGGAGGATTTCTCTATATGAAGAGCTGTCAATTGGAGGTTTTCCACAAGTACAGTGCTATAAAgtatttatgtatacatatctCTTATATAGATGTGTGAAGTCAACATTATATTccagaaagaaaagaaaacaaatcgtCAATATTCATTAATATAGTAGATAGATTATTTTTGtagttattagttattttctTCCTTTGGTCTCCATATTCATTTATTGTGGGGCACATTTGTTTGTTTGAGCATGAGCCTTTAATTTCCTTCTTAAGTACTGAGCACATTGGTACAGACGAACAGTCCCGATCGACGTAAGACGGCAGCATAAAATGTTCAACTACCCATTTACGGCGTTTAATGCAATGTTAAATCCACGTTTATAATGTAATGTTTTACGTTTAAATCCACGTTtttcacaaattttgcttgCCCTGGAGGATTTCTCTATATGAACTCATCATGCTCAATTATATTGCTCACCATcttcaataaaatatatttttctgcaaaaaataccTTAATGGGTACCGTCAAGAACATCCAATCTGAGCTTGATGATGAGCGCATCTTCAACACCACAAGTAGTCTACTTTTGGATCCTGAAGAGTTCAGGAGACAAGGACACATGGTGGTTGATTTCCTTGCTGATTACTTTCACAACGTCGGCAAGTATCCGGTCCGTAGCCAAGTTGAACCGGGCTATCTCCGGAAAACTCTACCGGAAGCTGCCCCCAATACCCCGGAACCCCTTGAAAACATCCTCCGGGATGTCTACAAGGATATACTTCCTGGGATTACCCATTGGCAAAGTCCTAATTTCTTTGCTTACTTTCCTTGCATCTCTAGCACCCCCGGCATTCTCGGCGAAATCCTTAGTTCTGGCCTCAACGTCGTCGGCTTTAACTGGATAGCATCGCCGGCGGCCACCGAGCTCGAGAGCATTGTGATGGATTGGTTTGGGAAGTTGCTAAGACTTCCCACTTCTTTCCTTTTCTCCGGCG
Coding sequences within it:
- the LOC116015839 gene encoding mediator of RNA polymerase II transcription subunit 19a-like isoform X2, with the translated sequence MDPEGRKFGRGPRELGGSIDLLNYYKLERHHEFFCKRSLPSSISKTQYLQNVVGETEIRKGEGMELDQLFQKSTSVGCRHKPLHPFQLDVLMDAFQLREATSTDLPYTKKRASDGSNLKGEGREEKKHKKHKHKNRESKKDKHKNIETKMGSNMQSHPRFDASRDKDKEYKRTGDHSFGSDHFLKQQRVSKISTFLPL
- the LOC116015839 gene encoding probable mediator of RNA polymerase II transcription subunit 19b isoform X1; this translates as MSYVYSRIGEYTIVLMDPEGRKFGRGPRELGGSIDLLNYYKLERHHEFFCKRSLPSSISKTQYLQNVVGETEIRKGEGMELDQLFQKSTSVGCRHKPLHPFQLDVLMDAFQLREATSTDLPYTKKRASDGSNLKGEGREEKKHKKHKHKNRESKKDKHKNIETKMGSNMQSHPRFDASRDKDKEYKRTGDHSFGSDHFLKQQRVSKISTFLPL